The following nucleotide sequence is from Triticum dicoccoides isolate Atlit2015 ecotype Zavitan chromosome 7B, WEW_v2.0, whole genome shotgun sequence.
ggCCAGCATGTGGATGTGGTCATGCGGATCCGGTGAGGCCCGCGCACGGAGGAGGCGCTCGGAGGAgctgacggcgacggcgacgacgcctCGATCCAGAAGAATTGGGGGAACTGCGAGAGACAACAGGGGGGATGGTGGGCTCGGCCGGCTCGGTGGGTGGGGTGACGGGTGGGTGGGCTGCCGACCAGATGACACCTGAAGTGAGGACGCACGCGCGTGATTGAAATCGTGCGGTTCCCAGCCGGCCGCTCGGTTACGCAAAAAAGTGCGCGTGCACTTTTTAGATTTTAGGTTCTTTTATAAGGGTAGTagattatattattattattattattagcaaTTAGCaattagcaaaagagcccgtgcgttgcaacgaccagcgggagagaaaacataacacacactcttaactcaacaaccattaGTCAAGATCACAATAGGTTCAACTTCTTTATTTttgtgaggcatcatatttgtgttgccgcttatccttctTCTCACCCTCGTCGacaatggcctcggtgttcacacaaaacaacaaaaaacgtgtgttgaatatggttaatcctaaggcgtctctctcttcctccctcctccctctccctctctctctcttcctctctctctctctctctctcgctccctttctctcactctcgcgatgagaaatctgttgttttctcttgcgacatttttcagaggtatgcatgtgtagttatcgatgttttcttttccgtatatggttatagtggagtgtttatttgcaatccggatcatCGCCGGTATGAAAAAAtgaatcttgcgctataaattataaatttgcttccataacaatattttaaaaatatttatcaggtaaaattaacatcacattTAGAttctagattccacacattttctaataaaatttcatataaaatatgttaaaatcgaagttacagtttaaaagatacagataatttagaaaatcatttggtttgactcaaatatattccaaaataatatttaaagatACTTaaaaggtaaaaataatctcatattcatattgtacatatttttctaatcaaatttcatatataacatgttcaaatcggagttacggtttaaaagatatggatgattttaaaatgcatttgtttgacttaaatatgatccgcggatgaattacctaaaacaccaGGAGGgttttcgaaaaatgtaaaataacggtttgggtgtgacttaaatcgggacggcgggttgatttcaagaaaagacagggacttttgtgtaaaatacaaaAATAATGATTTGTTTAAACTTAAAACAGGACtgtgggttgaattctctgaaatagagagaCTTTTTGAAAAATGGCATGACGGACAAAAGAAACccaatttgttttattattatcAGGTAAAgattagcaaaagagcccgtgcgttgcaacgggagagaaaacataacccaaactcttaacccaacaaccatcacccaagaccacaataggtccatatcctttatttttgtgaggcatcatatttgtgttgctgcttatcctccttctcaccctcgctggcgatggcctcggtgttcacacaaaacaaaaaaatgtgtttgaatatgtttaatcctaaggcgtctttctctctcctccctctccctccctttctctctctctctctctttctctcactcttgcgatgagaaatctgttgttttcccctgcgacatttttcagaggtatgcatgtgtagttatcgatgttttattttccctatattgttatagtgggtgtttatttgcaatccaggTCGCCGCCGGTACGAAAGGATAACGGATCTTacactataaattataagtttgctcccaaaatgatattttaaaaatatttaacaggtaaaattaacatcatatttagattccacatatttttctaataaaatttcatatataatatgttaaaatcgaagtcacggtttaaaagatacggataatttagaaaatcatttatttaacttaaatatattccaaaataatatttaaaaatacttaacaggtgaaaataatctcatattcatattgtacatatttttctaatcaaatttcatacataacatgttcaaattggagttatggtttaaaaaatatggatgatttaaaaaaacattgtttgacttaaatatgatccacggatgaattacctaaaacatcagggggttctcgaaaaatgtaaaataacggttcgggtgtgacttaaatccggaccgcGGGTTGATTTCAACGAAAcatagggacttttgtgtaaaatatgaaaaaACGATTTGTTTTATCTTAAAACAGGACTGTGGGTTGTATTCTCTGAAATAGAGAGACTTTTCTAAAAAATGCCATAACGGacaaaagaaacccaatttgctttattattaggtaaagataaagatatatATATAGGTAAAGATAAATATAAAGATAAAGATTTGTCACCCAAAAAACCCGCTATTGTTTTTAGGAGCCAGATACTTAAAAATAAAAATTTATTTTTAGAAATTGTTAATTATGTGTATTATAAAAAGTTCACTATATATTAAGAAAAAGTTCACCCGATCATGGGTAGCCCAGCCCGTTGGCTCAGGTTGGGCTCGGGCTCAATTTTCCATCCGAAGCCTGGCTCGAAAGGCCGAAGTTACCAAAATTATTAAAAATAGGTGTAATATTATGTGCTATACCCCGAAGGTATTTATTTTAATTAAAAATGTACTGTTCACATGTTTCGGGCCAGGCTCGGGATTTATGCTTCGGGCTCGGCCCGGGATATGATCAGGTTTACATTGCTACTACCTCCATGCCAAAATATAGTGCAAATTAGTTTTCTTTTTAAGTTAAACTGACCAAGTTTACGGAAAAAATTATCAGCATTTACAATACCATATAAATACCGCCAGGTTCATCATGAAGTTTATTTTCATACATATATATTTGGTACTTTGAGTGTTCATATAATTTTTTCTAtatagttggtcaaactttacaaagttttacTTAGAACAAATCTATTATGAACTATATTTTAATATGTAGGGATGACATGGAGGCTCCTACACGTTGGGCAACACACTCGGCAGAAAGGATAATTGCCTTCTATATTCGATCAGTGAATTCATTTGCAATGGACAAACATACAGGAAGACCTTTGTGCCCTCTAGACGTTTTACAAAACAAAGAATCAAGTTTTCAGTGTTGAATCTGCCTGTAAGTTCTATCCTTGTCCTTCTCTAAACGCAAGTATAGACACCCCATTTCACCCATCAAAAACTAACAAGTTCTGTATAGCTGCTCAGGGAAGGCcacaccaagaagaagaagatccATTATTCCTCAACTCTTCACAAGGTGCAGGGAAAACTTCATGCGCCTCTCCAAACACAGACTCGCATTGCCACCGTATCTGACGCCTTATCGCTGTCAGGCTAACGTTTCTGAAGCATATCCCCTCGTAAACCGCGCCGTGCACCGCCTCCAGCATCGGTGCACGCTGCACATCCACACCAACAATATCGACAATATGAATGTCACTGATGATCGGTAGCGCTGTTCGGTCATACTTGTCGTCCGAGTGGTCATCTGAACCCCGGCTGAACCTTATTGGCACCTTGACCTTCTCCATCGTCACATTGGCGATGGTGATGTTGGTTATGTACCCGCCGCGCCCCACATCGGTCTTTAGCCTCACTGCGGAAGCAGAGTTCCATATGTGGAGGTCGCGGACAAGCACGTTTGATATCCCACCCGACATCTCGCTTCCGAAACCCACACCGGAGCACGTAGGTGTGGTGCCTGAAACCCGCTGGATGATAATGTTTGAGCTGGGTTTGCCTACAGATATCCCATACTGATCCCAACCACTCTTGACAGCAACCAGGTCATCTCCACTTTCGATATAGCAGTCTTCGACACAAACTTCTGAACTTGAGTCTGTTATTGTTCATGAAGAGAAACTGTCAGGGAAAAAATTGCTCTTTGCAAAGCCGGTTCGTATTTAGTACAGCAAAGATCATCATCACAAGGTGTCACATATGAAGTACAAACGTAACTCCCTATAAATTCAAATTTTATACTTAACTAAGGTTTTGGGAGAGAATAGTCTGTCAATTTAAGTGCACAAACCTGGATCAATGCCATCAGTGTTTGGAGCATTCAGGGGAGCTAGTATAGTCAGATCCTTAATCACCACGTTTCTGAACATTAAATATTCGCTGTCAGCTTATGGTTTTAGAAGAAAGATAAATGAGGATGGTTCTCTACTAGGAAACGAAGTGATAAGCCACTGTATCAGCATGATGAACAAACCTGCAGTAGACCGGATGCACTGTCCAAAATGGGGAGTTGCGTAGGGTGACATTGGAGATCAATACGTTGGTTGAATTCACGAGCTCGATGAGATGACCTCTTGTGTGGTTCAAAGTCCGGTTCCACCATAGCTCCCACCATATCCTGCCCTGGCCATCTATGGTCCCATTGCTACCTGACATGGAAAAGCAGAACAATTTGCATGTACAGTCAAAGCTAATTCTTCACATGATATACCCTACAGACTATTTCCCCGACAAGTATACTCCAAACTGTTTTCTCGACAAGTATGCCCCACAAACTGAAATTTGTGCTTAAATCGGCTGTTACAGGAAGTTACTTCAGCTCTCTGGTTTGCATGAAAAATATATATTTACTTGACCAAATTTGAAAGCAGAGACTGTTAAACAGTTGCTGTACCAGTAATGACAACATCATTTAGGTCTTGTCCGTGAATGAGGCTAATGTGGCGCGGTCCTAATCTTTCCCTTCCGCGCCCGTAAGAAGGCAaaggtgcaatgagaggccactctTCTGGATCCTGCACATCACAGCTCAACGCTACAATCAACACTATGCACTTCTTAAATAAATTTACACAATCAACTTTATGCAGTACTAGTACAGATTCTTCGACTACTTAAATAGGAAGTGGCATGATTAATTAATTCGACAGTCTGGGGATTGGTCCCCTTAAAGATAATCTCACCTGTTGTCATGTTGGACTTGATGAAAACCAGGCCATAATTGTCCTACATAATATTATTGTAGTGCCAGTGCATATGGCAGCAATGTCAAACTCCTAACTAACGCTCTTAATCATGCTTTCTTTCCCAACAACTTTGCACTACTAAGCCGCCACTCACATGAAAGCACTTGTAGACAGTATCCTGATACGAGGGAATCTCTTCAGCAAGTTCATCTCACATAAACTCTCCATACATACTAGTAGTAAATCAATCCTTAAAATTAGCATGCCCACTGCATTTGCATGTACCAAAAATGGGTAGTACTAGCTAGTGCAGAAAGCTCCAAACTAGAGATTTGTGTAACCATTTCGTGCTAGCAATATGGAGCAGATGAGACGGCACTACaagcaaagtagtagaatagtatagCATCAAGCCAGGCCAGTCCAAGAAGAAGTAAGGGCAAAGCAAAGGCACACACAGTGTGTTGCAGTTAGAACAATAACATGTGGCAAAGCTGCAGAGATCACAGGAAGAAACCAACAACCGTTGCGAGCATGTGCAGGATTCCAACCCACAACAGCATCTCCCCCCTTTCTTTTTTTAATTGGTCAGTGACCAGTGACAGCACAAGCGTTGAAGCAAGTTTTGCAGCCTCCAATCAAACATGAACATGGATTGAGATTCTAGTTTCTGTACTACTGGAAAGCTTAGCTATGCGCAGAAGAAAAAATGTAAAAGAAACTGTAGGCATGACCACCATGATTGTTCTTATCAGCAGAAAATAAATTTGCATTTAGTAGATGTGTGTATGTTTGAGTTCCGATGCTAGAAAATACTACTCCGTTCACTCAGTAGTGTGCACTATTGATTTGTAGTAGCAAGATTTGAGAGGAGAAATAAATGTGAATAAATTAAATGAAacaagaacaagaagaggaagaggaactaGCGGACATGGATCAATGGATGGATCACGTACGTGGGAGCCGAGGATGACCGCGCCATGGTGCAGGAAGAGCGTGAAGCGGCTGGTGAGGTTGAAGCTCCCCGTGAGCCACCTCCCTGCCGGCACCTCCAGCCtggcgccaccgccgccaccccttTCCTCCAGCGCAGCCACggcgcgccggaacgccgccgtgttGGACGTGACCCCGTCGCCCACGGCCCCAAACTCCTCCACCGACGCTGTCACCGCGCGCCTCCCCGCTGCGCCCGCGCCGCGGTAGAACCCGGCACAGCTGTCGACAGCGCCGTGGCCGGAGGCATGGCCCGCGGAAGGGGCGATCAGGGCGGCTAGCGGGGCCGCGGCGGgcaggcgcgtgagggcgaggtaGCAGGAGGCGAGCAGGACGAGGAAGACGATCAGGGGGGCCGACGGACGCGGGCACGGGCGTGTCATGGGCGCGCCCTGGACGGTGGCGTGCGCCATGAATAATGGATCATGTCACGCGGGGGAGCCGAGGCGGAAAGAAGGGATTTTTATAGGTTTCTTCCGGCGCGGTGAGTCGTTCCAGCTGGCCCAATGGTTTGCCACGTGATAGAGAGTAGTCGAGTTTCGGAAGTTTGAATTTCAAATAGTTGGGTTCAAATTTAAAGTATGTCCCTGTTCTTTTAGAACAAATTCTATTTGTGTTGGGATCCACGGGTTCGATGTAATTGGAACAGTAGGGATGGACGAGGATTTGAGGCGGTTCACAAATCACGAGTCAATGGCGGAGAGGCCGGAAGTGATGATTGGGACGTGGCTGTGTCCGTGTCCGTGTCCGTGTCCGTTTATGTGCCCATCAAGCCTGCGCGATTGTAGTGCCCGTCATTTTCTCCCTACTAATTATATACATATGCAAGTTAACAATGACAAAATATCATAGGGGGCTATTCCCAATTGCTTTTATCTTCTACGACGTTTTTCTTAGGAAATTGACAAAGATTTTCATGCAGGTGATGGGTAAGAGCATCTACACCACATATGATAAATGGAAGACAAATATGGCCCCTCAAACGCTCGCCGCCCGAGCACGTCCGCGTGCAGTGACTGTACGCGCCTTAAATTTCGCTTGTTACATCCGGACATCTCATACTCGATTCTTATATCCATACAAAGACATAAAAAAAATATAACATACGTACTACGTCGATCATATCTACTCCTCGTCGGAGATCACGACGATCACCGTGTCCGGCTCCGGCAGCCTGGGCGGCAGCTGCAACTCCGGCTCCTCGTGCACCTCCAGCTGCTCCACTCCGGCCTCCTTCGCCTCTATCTCCGCATCGAGTTCGGCGAAGAGCGCGTCCGACTCCGCCTACTCCCGCCGGAGGAATACccggttggcctccacataggcctcatcctggatggactccaggatggcctgctgctcgGCCATCTCATCCGACTGGGCGACGCCGAACTCCGCCTC
It contains:
- the LOC119339451 gene encoding probable polygalacturonase, with amino-acid sequence MAHATVQGAPMTRPCPRPSAPLIVFLVLLASCYLALTRLPAAAPLAALIAPSAGHASGHGAVDSCAGFYRGAGAAGRRAVTASVEEFGAVGDGVTSNTAAFRRAVAALEERGGGGGARLEVPAGRWLTGSFNLTSRFTLFLHHGAVILGSHDPEEWPLIAPLPSYGRGRERLGPRHISLIHGQDLNDVVITGSNGTIDGQGRIWWELWWNRTLNHTRGHLIELVNSTNVLISNVTLRNSPFWTVHPVYCRNVVIKDLTILAPLNAPNTDGIDPDSSSEVCVEDCYIESGDDLVAVKSGWDQYGISVGKPSSNIIIQRVSGTTPTCSGVGFGSEMSGGISNVLVRDLHIWNSASAVRLKTDVGRGGYITNITIANVTMEKVKVPIRFSRGSDDHSDDKYDRTALPIISDIHIVDIVGVDVQRAPMLEAVHGAVYEGICFRNVSLTAIRRQIRWQCESVFGEAHEVFPAPCEELRNNGSSSSWCGLP